A stretch of DNA from Methylogaea oryzae:
TTCTGCCTCGCCGGCTTGCCCGGCGTGGTGCTGTACCGGCTCGCCAATACCCTGGACGCCATGTGGGGCTACAAGAACGAACGCTACCGGCATTTCGGCTGGGCGGCGGCGCGCCTGGACGACGTATTGAACTACCTGCCGGCGCGCGGCACGGCCTTGGCTTACTGCTTGGCCGGCAACGTCCGGCAAGGTTTGGCTTGCTGGCGGCGGCAGGCGCCGGTTTGGAAAAGCCCCAACGCCGGCCCGGTGATGGCGGCGGGGGCCGGGGCGCTGGGGGTGCAACTGGGCGGGGAGGCGGTGTACGGCGGCCGCCTCGAACAGCGCCCGCCGCTGGGCGAGGGGTCGCCCGCCTCCAGCGAGCACATCGGCCGGGCGTTGCGCCTGCTGGACCGGGCCTTGGCCGTTTGGCTGGCGGTACTGCTGGCGGGAGGGTGGTGGTTTGCTTGAACACGGCGGCGGCCTGCTGCGGGCCGCGCGGGAAACCGGCATCGCGCCGCAGCAATGGCTGGATTTGTCCACCGGCATCAATCCCAACGGCTGGCCGGTGCCGGCGTTCCCCCCGGACGTATGGCGGCGCTTGCCGGAAAGCGGCGACGGCCTGATGGCCGCGGCGGCGGCTTATTACGGCACGGAGCACCTGCTGGCCGTGTCCGGCTCCCAGGCGGCCATCCAATTGCTGCCGGCCCTGCGGCCGGCCGGCCGGGTGGGGCTGGTGACGCCGACCTACGCCGAGCACGGCGCCGCTTGGCGGCGCGCCGGCCATCGGCTGCTGGAACTGGCGCCCGAGGCCATCGACGCCGCCGTCGACGGCCTGGACGTTTTGCTGCTGGTGCACCCCAACAATCCCACCGGCCAGCGTTATCCGCTGGAGCAACTGCGCGCCTGGCGCGAACGTCTGGCTCGGCGCGGCGGCTGGCTGGTGGTGGACGAGGCTTTCATGGACGCGACGCCGCTGTTTAGCCTGGCGGCCGATTGCGGCGACCCGGGCTTGGTGGTGTTGCGCTCGGTGGGTAAGTTTTTCGGCCTGGCCGGCATCCGTCTGGGGTTTGTCGCCGCTTGGCCGGCGTTGTTGCAGTCCATGGACGAATGCCTGGGGCCGTGGGCGGTGAACGGGCCGGCCCGCTGGGCCGGGGCTTTGGCCTTGGCCGACCGGGATTGGCAGTCCCCCATGCGGGACGAACTGGCCGCCGCCAGCCGCCGCTTGGCGGCATTGTTGACCGCGGCCGGCTTGCCGCCTGCCGGCGGCACGGCCTTGTTCCAATGGGCGCCTGCGCCCGATGCCGAGCGCCGGCACGCGGCCTTGAAACGGCAAGCCGTGCTGGCGCGGTTGTTTCAAGAGCCGTCGGCTTTGCGTTTCGGTTTGCCGGCAACGGAAGGCGAGTGGGCGCGGCTGGAGCGGGCGCTGGCGACGCGGCCGTAACCGGCCGCGCCCGTCCGGCTATTCAATCGACGCCGTAGCGCCAGCCGCCGATTTCCACGTCGCGCCATTGGGGGGCCAGTGCGCGGAATTCACCCTTGTCCAGCGCGGCGCGAATTTCGTCCATGGTCGGCCGGCTGCCCTGGGCCGTCGCGTTGCCCTGGCGCGGCCGCAGGCCGCCCAGGTATCGCCACGCGCCGGCCGTGGTTCCGTAAAGTTCCAAACTGTGGTTTTCCAGGATCAGCACGCGCTCCTGTACGCCGTCTCCGTTCAAGTCGATGGCTAGCAAGGGACACGGTCCGCCGCCGTCGTTCAGGCACGGGTAGCGGTAGCTTTCCGCGTTGGCCCGTTCGGCGAGTAAGCCGAGCAAGGCTCGATGCGTTTCCCCGCCGGGATAGACGCGCAGGTGCCGGGCGACGTCTTCCGCTTGCAGCTTCGCGTGCAGCGCGATTTCGTCGGCTCGGTCCAGCTCGTTTTGCGCCAGGCCGCGCAGGGTTTCCGCCTGGGGGTGGTTTTGCAGGGCCGCCAACTGGCGCAGGGCCGCGTTGCCGGCCCGGCCGCTGCGGAAACGCAGTTGGGCGAAGTCGAATTGCGCCGGTTCCACCGCGCCGCTCAGCAAGCGGTCCACCTGGCTGGCGGTGGCGATGCGCTCGGGATCCAGCAGCGGGGTGAGGGTCGCCAGCAGCAGGGCGGCGCTGGCCGGCAGCCCGGTCAGGTTGACCCCGGCGGCGCCGGCCATCCAGGCGCCGTCCCGGTTGAGGGCCGCCAGGGCGTAGCCTACGGCGAACCAGCCGACGACGGCTATCGCCAGCGCCGCCCAGACGCGGTCCGCGCTCCAGCCGTATTGCTGCACCCGCAGGGACAGCGCATAGGCGCACAGGGCGGTGAAGCCGGGCGCCGCCAGCAAGGCGTAAGACACGGCGCGCCGCAG
This window harbors:
- the cobD gene encoding threonine-phosphate decarboxylase CobD, whose amino-acid sequence is MLEHGGGLLRAARETGIAPQQWLDLSTGINPNGWPVPAFPPDVWRRLPESGDGLMAAAAAYYGTEHLLAVSGSQAAIQLLPALRPAGRVGLVTPTYAEHGAAWRRAGHRLLELAPEAIDAAVDGLDVLLLVHPNNPTGQRYPLEQLRAWRERLARRGGWLVVDEAFMDATPLFSLAADCGDPGLVVLRSVGKFFGLAGIRLGFVAAWPALLQSMDECLGPWAVNGPARWAGALALADRDWQSPMRDELAAASRRLAALLTAAGLPPAGGTALFQWAPAPDAERRHAALKRQAVLARLFQEPSALRFGLPATEGEWARLERALATRP
- a CDS encoding DUF4153 domain-containing protein; the protein is MATHMDHAGNQPERLWLLLLAAVQAAALIALHYAATALEQPAASFHWLWPLYGLAILAPLSGQVLAAYRRRREFWRLLGGCALALAAVASYSGWRALVEGRSYSYWSGDAFAFGAIMAACWLLLLPFAQQRLDRGGWRIAYGDYFSGLLDNAARLAGAAAFAGAFWLLLLLAAGLSDVLGIRFVGKQIAQPYFIYSATALAFAAGLSLPQVKSAVYRGSLAALGWLLPLVSLIAALFLAALPFTGLQALWQTGHASALMLCLQAALLLLFNAAWQDGGGQPALTPWLRRAVSYALLAAPGFTALCAYALSLRVQQYGWSADRVWAALAIAVVGWFAVGYALAALNRDGAWMAGAAGVNLTGLPASAALLLATLTPLLDPERIATASQVDRLLSGAVEPAQFDFAQLRFRSGRAGNAALRQLAALQNHPQAETLRGLAQNELDRADEIALHAKLQAEDVARHLRVYPGGETHRALLGLLAERANAESYRYPCLNDGGGPCPLLAIDLNGDGVQERVLILENHSLELYGTTAGAWRYLGGLRPRQGNATAQGSRPTMDEIRAALDKGEFRALAPQWRDVEIGGWRYGVD